Proteins encoded within one genomic window of Pseudanabaena sp. BC1403:
- the purH gene encoding bifunctional phosphoribosylaminoimidazolecarboxamide formyltransferase/IMP cyclohydrolase: protein MKPLALLSVSDKTGLLDLARELSTTYNFQLISSGGTAKALKAAELEVTKVSDYTGAPEILGGRVKTLHPRIHGGILARLDLPEHQQDLADNEIQPIRIVVVNLYPFTETIAKPNVTLEDAIENIDIGGPTLIRASAKNYNHVAVLSSPSQYPEFLDELKANNGETTLEFRKKLAIAAFQHTQSYDKAIADYLEKEQKAAQGLPNAISSSYTLLCNNPKPLRYGENPHQPATWYQVGATPKGWSAAQQLQGKELSFNNLLDLEAARSIIAEFSDDLPCAVIIKHNNPCGVAIAPTIAEAYQKAFEADSTSAFGGIVALNRPIDEETALLLNKTFLECVVAPACVPSVAAILGKKQNLRVLVLSDLKHGSHETVKTISGGMLVQKSDDEAVNPNTWQVVTQKQPTPEQLQELIFAWKISRHVKSNAIAITKDCTTIGIGAGQMNRVGSIKIAIEQAGESVKDAFLASDGFFPFDDSVRTAAAAGIIAIVQPGGSMRDADSIKAADELGLIMVFTGVRHFLH, encoded by the coding sequence ATGAAACCCCTTGCGCTTTTGAGTGTTTCTGACAAAACAGGACTACTCGACCTTGCCCGTGAACTATCGACCACCTATAACTTTCAACTAATTAGTAGTGGTGGAACTGCCAAGGCACTCAAAGCGGCTGAGCTTGAAGTTACCAAGGTTTCCGACTATACAGGCGCACCTGAGATTTTAGGTGGACGAGTGAAGACCCTGCATCCGCGCATTCATGGAGGCATTCTGGCAAGACTGGATCTCCCAGAGCATCAACAAGACCTAGCAGACAACGAGATTCAACCAATTCGGATTGTAGTAGTTAACCTCTATCCATTTACGGAAACGATCGCTAAACCTAACGTCACCCTCGAAGATGCGATCGAGAATATTGATATTGGGGGTCCAACTCTGATTCGCGCCTCGGCAAAGAATTATAATCATGTTGCTGTATTGTCCAGTCCTAGCCAATATCCAGAATTTCTGGATGAGCTAAAAGCAAATAATGGAGAAACGACCTTAGAATTTCGCAAAAAACTAGCGATCGCAGCTTTTCAACATACACAGTCCTACGATAAAGCGATCGCAGATTACCTAGAAAAAGAACAGAAAGCAGCACAAGGTTTACCCAATGCGATCTCTTCTTCCTATACTTTGCTATGTAATAATCCTAAACCTTTACGTTACGGCGAAAATCCCCATCAACCCGCCACATGGTATCAAGTTGGCGCAACGCCCAAAGGGTGGTCAGCGGCGCAACAATTGCAAGGTAAAGAACTCAGTTTCAATAACTTGCTCGATCTTGAAGCAGCTCGGAGCATTATCGCTGAATTTAGTGACGACCTCCCCTGTGCGGTGATCATTAAGCACAACAACCCCTGTGGAGTTGCGATCGCACCTACTATTGCCGAAGCCTATCAAAAAGCTTTTGAAGCGGATTCTACTTCTGCTTTCGGGGGTATTGTCGCCCTCAACCGTCCGATTGACGAAGAAACTGCGCTGCTTTTAAATAAAACCTTTTTAGAATGCGTCGTTGCTCCTGCCTGCGTACCTAGTGTTGCTGCAATTCTCGGTAAAAAACAAAACTTGCGGGTGCTAGTTCTATCTGATCTCAAGCATGGTTCCCATGAGACAGTGAAGACGATCTCTGGAGGGATGTTAGTCCAGAAGTCCGATGATGAAGCTGTAAACCCGAATACATGGCAAGTGGTTACCCAAAAGCAGCCAACGCCTGAGCAGTTGCAAGAGTTAATTTTTGCTTGGAAAATTAGTCGTCATGTCAAGTCTAATGCGATCGCTATTACTAAAGATTGCACCACAATTGGCATTGGCGCTGGTCAAATGAATCGAGTTGGCTCAATCAAAATTGCGATCGAGCAAGCAGGCGAAAGTGTGAAAGATGCATTCTTAGCTAGTGATGGTTTTTTCCCCTTCGATGACTCTGTGCGGACTGCGGCAGCCGCAGGAATTATTGCGATCGTGCAACCAGGCGGAAGTATGCGTGATGCTGATTCTATCAAGGCAGCTGATGAACTTGGTCTAATTATGGTATTTACAGGCGTTCGCCATTTCTTACATTAA
- a CDS encoding glutathione S-transferase — MHLPILYSFRRCPYAIRARMALTYAGVSYELREVSLKNKPKEMLNISPKGTTPVMQIFADQDFTKQDFIVLEESLDIMNWALQQHDPLNWRDLPKHSIAIAQQLIDTNDREFKLALDRYKYPNRFPEKMQEDYRQQAEEFLQVLELQLQQRSLTNETHNFLISDRQTLVDIAIFPFVRQLAYVDIDWFQSSSYQHLQQWLKWHETSEMFEFVMQKFPVWTPDQEAIVITP; from the coding sequence ATGCACCTTCCAATTCTCTATTCTTTCAGGCGGTGTCCCTATGCAATTCGCGCAAGAATGGCTCTTACTTATGCTGGTGTTAGCTACGAACTGAGAGAAGTTTCCTTAAAAAACAAACCGAAGGAAATGCTCAATATTTCGCCAAAGGGAACAACGCCAGTAATGCAGATATTTGCTGATCAAGATTTTACTAAGCAAGATTTTATTGTTTTAGAAGAAAGTCTCGATATTATGAACTGGGCGCTGCAACAGCACGATCCACTCAACTGGAGAGATTTACCAAAGCATTCTATAGCGATCGCACAACAGCTTATCGATACCAATGATCGCGAGTTTAAACTTGCCCTCGATCGCTATAAGTACCCAAACCGATTCCCTGAAAAAATGCAGGAAGATTATCGCCAGCAAGCGGAAGAATTTCTTCAAGTTTTAGAACTTCAACTTCAGCAGCGATCGCTAACTAATGAAACTCATAATTTTTTAATTAGCGATCGACAAACCCTCGTTGATATCGCGATTTTCCCTTTTGTAAGACAGCTTGCTTATGTAGATATTGATTGGTTTCAATCAAGCTCTTATCAACATTTACAACAATGGTTAAAGTGGCACGAAACCAGTGAAATGTTTGAGTTTGTCATGCAAAAGTTTCCTGTATGGACTCCAGATCAAGAAGCGATCGTGATTACTCCTTAA